The stretch of DNA CCAAATGTAAATTCATTTGAGTTTACTGGAGAACAAAGTGAGAAAGAAAAAGTAAAAAATAAAAATGTACGATTAAACCTATATCACAGGTATATACCGAAAGTATTTGATAACACTTGGAGTATTGAGTTTACCGACGATAAAATAGTTATTAAAAAGAATAAATAATTATTGATTGGTTAATTAAACATGACATTATGTCAATAAACAATAAGTTAATTAAACGTTAAAATTTCATAATAGAAGCAACATTTTGTCAATTATATACGTTATACAAGCATACGATATTTAGAATAAATCTAAATTAATGTTTAGCACGATATTTGATACTATAGGTTTAACATAGAACTAGATAAAATATAAGAATGAGACAGTTAAAAATTACACAACAAATTACCAAAAGAGAGAGTAAATCTCTCGAAAAATACCTTCAGGAAGTTTCTCGTGAACCGATGATTACAGCTGATGAAGAGGTTGATTTGGCTCAAAAAATTAAAGATGGTGACGACCGAGCGTTAAATAGATTGGTAAGAGCAAACCTTAGATTCGTTATTAGTGTTGCCAAGCAATACCAAAATACTGGTTTAACTTTAGAAGATTTGATTAACGAAGGAAACTTAGGTTTGATTGAAGCTGCAAAAAGATATGACCATACAAAAGGATTTAAGTTTATTTCTTATGCCGTTTGGTGGATTAGACAAAGTATATTAAAAGCTGCTGCTGATAACTCTAGAACAATTCGTTTACCTCACAACCGTTTGGGTGAAATCCAAAAAATAAATAAAGCGTCAAGCGAATTTGAACAAACCATGGAGCGTGAACCAACTGATGAGGAATTAGCTGATATATTAGACATGGATTTAGAGAAAGTTCAAAACTCTAGAAAAATGTCGAAAAAACAAGCTTCATTAGATGCTCCAATGGCTAACGATGAAGATAATAACAGTTTAATAAGTGTTATTGAAAGTGATGGTACACCAGCTCCAAGCGACACCTTAATTCATGAGTCATTATCTACTGACATTGAAAGAACATTATCCTACTTAAAAGGAATGGAAGCAGAGGTTATTCGTTTATTTTACGGATTAAGTGGTAGAAAAGAAATGACTTTAGAAGAAATTGGTAGCCACTTTGGTTTAACAAGAGAACGAATTAGACAAATTAAGGAAAGAGGTTTAAGAAGAATGAGAAGACTTTCAAGAACAAACAATCTTCAAACGTATCTATAATTGAAATAAAAAAATTAATTTTAAGCACCAAGAAAATAATCTTGGTGCTTTTTTTTTTACAAAATTTATAATGAGACATTTTTATTTTTTAATTCTAATAATTTTATTTTTTTTATCTTCTAAACCTGCCCATACTCAACAATATACAAACGAGTATGGTCGTCTAAAATTTGGCTTTAACCTAGGTGGCACGTATCAAACAACTGATATAAAAAACGATTTGTTCGGACTAGGTGTGGGTGCAACATTAGAATATGCTTTCATACAAAATAGCTATAGTATTTTTGGATTTTCATTACGTGGCAGATATTTATACGGAACTACTTATGGCACAGAACTGAACTTACACGATGGCTTTATCAGTAATAGTGCTATAAACGGATTTGAAAACCCTTTGAACAACTACACTAATCTACCATTATTCCTGAATAATAGAACAACACTAAACGAATACTCTTTAGAAGCGATGTTAAAGTTTAATAAACTTTACATTAAACATGGTGTATTATTTTATTTATTTGTAGGTGGTGGTGCAACTCAATACAAGTCTGAAACTAATCAATTTGATGCATTAGGAAATTTGTATGACTACTCAAAAATTGATTTATCAAAATCCGACGTTAAATCACAACTTAAATCGTTGAGAGATTTAAATTATGAAACCAGTCTTCCTAATGTTACGCCAAACTCATTTGTTTTTACTCCTACATTAGGTTTTGGAATTGGGTTTAGAGTGGCTCCATTATTAACAATTGCTCTAGAACACAAAACATCACTTCCTCAAACAGATTTTTTTGATGGTCAACTGCATCAATCTGACAGACATCCATCATTTATTCAAGACATTTACCACTACACTTCTATCGGTTTTATATTTTACATATTCAAATCACGCGAACACGTTGAACAAACATATAATAATCCTCCTCCAAAACCATCAAATCCAGTTGCACCACCAAAACCTACTCCCTTACCAAACCCTAAACCAGAACCAACACCTGTACCAACAAACCCTATAACACCGGTACAACCGACTCCAACACCTGTTCCTTCACCGGTACCAAATCCTACTCCAACACCAATAGATAATCCAATATCAAATCCTCCAACAATTACGTTGTTAAACCCAACAAACACAACCTTTAATCAACCTAATTGTAAGGTAAAAATTGAAGTAAAAATTGAAAATATAACCAATGAAAAAGATATTGAATTTTTACAAAACAATTCAAAAGTTCCTTCTTATTTATACTATCTTCAAGCAGGTATTTTACATTCAACAATCGATCTAAAAATTGGAGAAAATCTTTTTAAAGTTGTTGCAAAAAACAATGTAAAAACTGTTAGCAAAGAATTTTCTCTTTCATGTACATCTCCTGTTAATAAAATTACTATTTGTCATAAAAACAACAATGGAACTACCCAAGAGATTGAAATTAATGAAAATGAATGGTTTAACCATGCTGCTCATGGTGATACTAAAGGCACTTGTCCTGTTGAAGTAAAAAAAATTACCATTTGCCATACCGACCCTATTACCAAAATAAAACAAAAATTAGAAATCCCTGAAACAGATTGGTCTACACATCAAGCTCACGGAGATATTATTGGTGATTGCCCTCGTGTTGCTGGTAACCTTCAAATCCAAATCTGTCATGTTGATAGAGAAACCGGAAAGAAATCAAATATCTTGATTGATGAAAAAGATTGGTTTACTCACGCTGGACATGGTGATACTAAAGGCTCTTGCCCTATTGAAGTAAAAAACATCACCATCTGTCATACCGACCCTGTTACCAAAGTAAAACAAAAATTAGAAATCCCTGAAACGGATTGGTCTATACATCAAGCTCACGGAGATATTATTGGTGATTGCCCTCGTGTTGTTAGTAACCTTCAAATTCAAATCTGTCATGTTGATAGAGAAACTGGACAGAAATCAAATATCTTGATTGATGAAAAAGATTGGTTTAATCATGCTGCTCATGGTGATACTAAAGGCGTTTGCCCCAGAAACACAAATTCAACTCAAATCCAAATTTGTCATATTAACCAAACTAATGGTGATTTAGAACCTATGCTAATCAATAAAACTGACTTACCAAGCCATCAAGCACATGGTGATTTAGTTGGTAGTTGTGATGGATTCGATCAAACACCTGTTGATATTTGTCTAAATAAAAAAGATATTACCATAAAAAAATACTTGCTATCTTATTTCGAAAGTATTGGTGCTACACTTGGTAAATGTCCTGATGACAATATTGAATATATGGAAATCTGTCATATAAATTCTAATGGAGTTAAAGAAACCATGACAATTCAAACCTCTGAATGGATCACTCATCAAAATCATGGAGATATTTTGGGGAGCTGCACAACAGGAACGAGTAATCCAAAAACCAACTTTGACATCTGCCATACAGATGCTGAAACTGGAACTAAAACCACTTTAAATGTTAGCGCAGCTGAATGGGGTAATCATCAAGCTCATGGCGATGTTTTGGGTGCTTGTCCACAATCAACATCCAAAATAAAAATCTGCCACATTCCTCCTGGAAACAATCAGAATCCTCAAACAATAGAAATTCCTGAGTCTGCATGGCCAGCACATGAAGCTCATGGTGATAGTAAAGGAGAATGCGAAACACCTAACAAAACGAAAAAAAATGGTGGAATTAACTAAAGATTTTTGGGATAATAGATATAAAAATAAGGAGATAGGTTGGGATATTGGCTATCCTTCTACTCCAATAAAGGAATACATTGATCAGATTTCTGATAAATCAATAAAAATTTTAATACCTGGATGTGGAAATGCTTATGAAGCAGAATACTTGATTAATAAAGGGTTTAAAAATGTTTATCTAGTTGACTTATCTCCTTCGGCTCTTGAGAATTTCAATAAAAGATTACCAAATTTTAAAAAATCGAACCTTATTTGTGGGGATTTTTTTGACTTAAATGATACTTTTGACCTAATTATTGAACAAACTTTTTTTTGTGCAATTAACCCTGAATTAAGGAAAAAGTATGCTGTTCAAATGCATAAGCTTTTAAACAAAAATGGAAAGTTAGTTGGTCTTTTATTTAATGATGATTTAAATAATGACAAACCTCCATTTGGTGGCAACGAAAAAGAATACAAAGGTTTATTTTCTCCTTTTTTTGATATTCAAATTATGAAAAAAGCTTACAATTCAATTACACCAAGAGAAGGTCGAGAATTGTTTATTAAAATGGTAAAAAAAGATTAGTTAGCACAATGAAAAAAATAGTTTTTATCGCCATTTTAAGCTTAAGTAAGATAAGCTTTTCACAAAGTTATTATGTAGAACCCATTATTAACGATTTTTTCTGTAGAAATGGAATTGTTATTGACTCTTGTAGTTATGATGCATTATACACTGTAGCATATCAATGGGCAGAAACACCTTATAATTATGCTGGAAAATCAAAAAAAGGAATAGATTGTTCAGGACTAGTTAAAAAACTTTATGAAAAGGTTTATAACATGCAACTTCAGGGTGGATCAAGAGATATATACCAACAAGTAATCCCTATTAAGAATAGAGAAGATTTGATTGAAGGTGATTTGGTATTTTTTAAAATTTATAAAAACCAAATTTCGCATGTCGGATTATATCTACAAGATGGTAATTTCATACATGCCTCAACTCGAAGTGGGGTTATCATTAGCAATCTAAACGAAGATTATTATAACAAATACTACTTTTCGGGTGGTAGATTTCCTTAAAAAAGATGTTGAAAGATTTAGTTGTATTAGAGTTAGCAAGTGTTTTGGCTGGTCCAGATGTAGGAATGTTTTTTGCAGAGTTGGGGGCCAAGGTTATTAAAATTGAAAATAGTAAAACAAATGGAGATGTAACTCGAACTTGGAAGCTATCTTCAGAAAACAAAACAGCAAATGTTTCAGCTTACTATTCTTCAGTAAATTGGAATAAAGAATCTCTATTTCTTGATTTAAAACTAGAAAAAGATATCGCTAAAGTTCATGAATTAGTAAAAAAAGCCGACATTGTTATTGCTAACTATAAGAAAGGGGATGATGTAAAACTCAAAATGGATTATAACACTTTAAAAAAAATAAATCCAAAAATTATCTATGGAAGTATCAATGGGTTCGGTTCAGATGACAAACGAGTTGCTTTTGATGTTGTTTTACAAGCCGAGACAGGTTTTATGTCGATGAATGGAACACCAGAAAGTGGTCCAATTAAACTACCCATAGCTTTAATCGACATCGTGGCTGCTCATCAATTAAAAGAAGGGTTACTTGTTGCCTTATATAATCGAACAAAAAATTATAAATCAGTTTTTGTTGAAGTCTCGCTATACGATGCTGCACTTTCTACATTAAAAAATCAAGCATGTAATTGGTTAATGAACAACCATATCCCACAAGCTTTAGGTTCTCTGCATCCTAACATTGCACCTTATGGTGAAATATTTATCACAAAAGACAATAAACAGATTGTATTAGCAATAGGGAGTGACACTCAATTTCAACACATGCTTGAAATTTTAGGGGCAGATAAAATTCTTAGCAACAATGATTATTTAACGAA from Flavobacteriales bacterium encodes:
- a CDS encoding methyltransferase domain-containing protein, encoding MELTKDFWDNRYKNKEIGWDIGYPSTPIKEYIDQISDKSIKILIPGCGNAYEAEYLINKGFKNVYLVDLSPSALENFNKRLPNFKKSNLICGDFFDLNDTFDLIIEQTFFCAINPELRKKYAVQMHKLLNKNGKLVGLLFNDDLNNDKPPFGGNEKEYKGLFSPFFDIQIMKKAYNSITPREGRELFIKMVKKD
- a CDS encoding RNA polymerase sigma factor RpoD/SigA; this translates as MRQLKITQQITKRESKSLEKYLQEVSREPMITADEEVDLAQKIKDGDDRALNRLVRANLRFVISVAKQYQNTGLTLEDLINEGNLGLIEAAKRYDHTKGFKFISYAVWWIRQSILKAAADNSRTIRLPHNRLGEIQKINKASSEFEQTMEREPTDEELADILDMDLEKVQNSRKMSKKQASLDAPMANDEDNNSLISVIESDGTPAPSDTLIHESLSTDIERTLSYLKGMEAEVIRLFYGLSGRKEMTLEEIGSHFGLTRERIRQIKERGLRRMRRLSRTNNLQTYL
- a CDS encoding C40 family peptidase, giving the protein MKKIVFIAILSLSKISFSQSYYVEPIINDFFCRNGIVIDSCSYDALYTVAYQWAETPYNYAGKSKKGIDCSGLVKKLYEKVYNMQLQGGSRDIYQQVIPIKNREDLIEGDLVFFKIYKNQISHVGLYLQDGNFIHASTRSGVIISNLNEDYYNKYYFSGGRFP
- a CDS encoding CoA transferase — protein: MLKDLVVLELASVLAGPDVGMFFAELGAKVIKIENSKTNGDVTRTWKLSSENKTANVSAYYSSVNWNKESLFLDLKLEKDIAKVHELVKKADIVIANYKKGDDVKLKMDYNTLKKINPKIIYGSINGFGSDDKRVAFDVVLQAETGFMSMNGTPESGPIKLPIALIDIVAAHQLKEGLLVALYNRTKNYKSVFVEVSLYDAALSTLKNQACNWLMNNHIPQALGSLHPNIAPYGEIFITKDNKQIVLAIGSDTQFQHMLEILGADKILSNNDYLTNQLRVKNRTLLHHDLTPYFKQFKSKELMELFIVKNVPAGAIKNIKEVFAEKEAQNLVNEEVIENINTKRIKTSVFKIS